In Lacrimispora indolis DSM 755, a genomic segment contains:
- a CDS encoding DUF6273 domain-containing protein: MYEEDQTFERNAWKLINEAWYYFDDTGYMATGWQMIEGRWYFLNTSSDESKGKMLTGWQWIDGRCYYLADEPGANHPEGAMYLSERTPDGYFVDASGAWIDDNGTIQYVAGKGVQTVFVKRSASANKISGGSSGGGSSGGGGSGGKGSSFRPGNGSQNSEIDEQEPEINQEISEPGENPEDMKEPDAEEKQYRYTVRYMDIIDKTILHTVTGVATEGRTIIIIQPVINGYHLCKGQRESFKLTGDSMNLNIYYEKEIPASPSEAQKVDWNLCFVEKGNHSNEIFRSQKGQTEEGRQLVIDFPESILGGDGYYYHSMVSSPWSIIVNGNGRQKYYIEFEKGDHLPEERDPDQENKDKLKRWLGVAKETDFRLGGREPSDQQIITKSIEESNERLLNLVSMADGVERKEFYLIAKGHVPSTVIISQTFQNIKNLSELIVDEFTIAYEKYTIMRVGFEKTYEESICNHNYQVMDKVNASCMINGHETIRCRKCGKEETVILPATGHVDADHDGSCDVCYNTANETPEAVQYRIGDVQARTIGNKIYLFRCIDDDYEDTMGNSQRMALFLCDNVIRSDIDGTSMKLNFGFNNNYKYSNIREWLLDHAADDFLHETYIGITGSYIGATWKGAYEQINDNSLMAGKEVFQLLQDRVFILSVDEALKYRDVLWKFNGSKTNNPESQVSAYSKGYYLRTPQDGGLDEFLYGDGIYAVSLVDGNIQPVNVKETGFGIRPAMAIAQG; encoded by the coding sequence TTGTATGAAGAAGACCAGACCTTTGAAAGGAATGCCTGGAAGCTGATTAATGAGGCATGGTATTACTTTGATGATACTGGTTATATGGCCACTGGCTGGCAAATGATTGAAGGAAGATGGTATTTTCTTAATACATCATCGGATGAGTCAAAGGGAAAGATGCTCACCGGCTGGCAATGGATTGACGGGCGTTGTTATTATCTGGCTGATGAACCTGGAGCTAATCATCCTGAGGGAGCTATGTACCTAAGCGAAAGGACTCCGGATGGGTATTTTGTAGATGCCTCCGGAGCATGGATCGATGACAACGGTACGATACAGTATGTGGCTGGAAAAGGGGTACAGACAGTATTTGTCAAAAGATCAGCATCGGCAAATAAAATTTCAGGAGGCAGTTCAGGAGGAGGCAGTTCAGGAGGAGGCGGATCTGGAGGAAAGGGGAGTAGTTTCAGGCCGGGGAATGGATCGCAGAATTCAGAGATTGATGAACAGGAGCCGGAAATTAATCAGGAAATTTCGGAACCGGGAGAAAACCCGGAGGATATGAAGGAACCAGATGCGGAAGAAAAGCAGTATAGGTACACGGTGCGATATATGGATATTATTGATAAGACAATACTACATACCGTAACTGGTGTGGCAACCGAAGGGAGAACGATCATTATCATTCAACCGGTCATTAATGGGTATCATCTGTGTAAGGGACAGAGAGAAAGCTTTAAACTGACTGGCGATTCTATGAACCTGAACATCTACTATGAGAAGGAAATCCCGGCCTCTCCCTCAGAGGCTCAGAAAGTTGACTGGAATCTCTGCTTTGTAGAGAAGGGAAATCACAGCAATGAGATATTTAGGTCTCAAAAGGGACAGACGGAGGAGGGAAGACAGCTTGTTATTGACTTTCCGGAATCTATTTTAGGCGGCGACGGTTATTATTATCATTCTATGGTTTCAAGTCCATGGAGTATTATTGTAAACGGAAATGGTAGACAGAAATATTATATTGAATTCGAGAAAGGAGACCATCTTCCGGAGGAACGAGACCCGGATCAGGAGAACAAAGACAAGCTGAAAAGGTGGTTGGGGGTTGCAAAAGAAACAGATTTTAGACTTGGTGGCAGGGAGCCATCAGACCAGCAGATCATTACTAAAAGTATAGAGGAAAGCAATGAAAGACTTCTTAACCTGGTATCAATGGCAGACGGTGTGGAGCGGAAGGAGTTTTATCTCATTGCAAAGGGGCATGTGCCAAGTACCGTGATTATAAGCCAGACATTTCAGAACATTAAGAATCTGTCTGAACTGATTGTGGATGAGTTTACCATAGCTTATGAGAAATACACGATTATGAGAGTGGGATTTGAAAAAACTTATGAAGAAAGCATTTGTAACCACAATTATCAGGTTATGGATAAAGTTAATGCCTCATGTATGATAAACGGTCATGAAACGATCCGGTGCCGAAAATGCGGAAAGGAAGAAACCGTGATATTGCCAGCGACCGGACATGTGGATGCGGATCATGACGGATCTTGTGATGTTTGTTACAACACGGCCAACGAAACGCCGGAAGCCGTGCAATACCGCATTGGAGATGTGCAGGCCCGGACCATTGGAAATAAGATTTATCTGTTCCGCTGTATTGATGATGATTATGAAGATACCATGGGTAACAGCCAGCGAATGGCGCTGTTCCTTTGTGACAATGTGATAAGGTCGGATATTGACGGGACATCAATGAAGCTTAACTTTGGATTTAATAATAATTATAAGTACTCCAATATCCGGGAATGGCTTCTGGATCATGCGGCAGATGATTTTCTCCATGAAACTTATATTGGAATTACCGGGTCATACATAGGCGCGACATGGAAAGGGGCGTATGAGCAGATAAATGATAACAGCCTGATGGCTGGGAAAGAAGTGTTCCAGCTTTTGCAGGACAGGGTATTTATTTTGTCCGTGGATGAGGCTCTTAAATACCGGGATGTGCTCTGGAAGTTCAACGGGAGCAAAACCAATAATCCGGAATCACAAGTTTCTGCTTACTCTAAAGGATATTATCTTCGCACCCCACAGGATGGTGGATTGGATGAATTCCTTTATGGAGATGGGATCTATGCGGTCAGCCTGGTAGATGGCAACATTCAGCCGGTTAACGTGAAAGAGACAGGTTTTGGTATCAGGCCGGCTATGGCGATTGCACAAGGTTAG
- a CDS encoding polysaccharide deacetylase family protein, which produces MKIKWKAACLLVVFILDIIFVKAMHQSYTDAKNTLFLPAGADDEAVDEVRRQFSGDKQIALTFDDGPHSVYTPRLLDGLRKRGVHATFFLLGENVEGKEAIVKQMEEDGHLVGNHGYSHVQMSKESVGTACQQIEQNNQQIEEITGVRPQYLRPPYGSWTEELECTTNMTVVLWNLDPLDWKSKNTKKVVRYIVKHVEPGDIILLHDVYPTSVEAALEVIDTLTKQGYTFVTVDELLVD; this is translated from the coding sequence ATGAAAATAAAATGGAAAGCAGCCTGTTTACTGGTTGTTTTTATACTGGATATCATTTTTGTGAAAGCAATGCATCAGTCGTACACGGATGCAAAGAATACCCTGTTTCTTCCTGCAGGAGCGGACGATGAAGCAGTTGATGAGGTCAGGAGGCAGTTTTCCGGAGATAAGCAGATAGCGCTGACCTTTGATGATGGCCCTCATTCTGTTTATACGCCGAGGCTTCTTGACGGGCTCCGCAAAAGGGGGGTCCATGCCACATTTTTTCTTCTTGGTGAAAATGTGGAAGGGAAAGAGGCCATCGTGAAGCAGATGGAAGAGGATGGACATCTAGTTGGAAACCATGGATATTCTCATGTTCAGATGAGCAAGGAGTCGGTAGGAACTGCCTGCCAGCAGATTGAACAGAATAACCAGCAGATAGAAGAGATTACCGGAGTGAGACCTCAGTATTTGCGTCCGCCTTATGGCTCATGGACGGAGGAATTGGAGTGTACCACCAATATGACGGTGGTGCTCTGGAACTTAGATCCTCTTGACTGGAAATCAAAGAATACCAAAAAGGTGGTACGATATATTGTAAAACATGTAGAGCCTGGAGACATCATCCTTCTCCACGATGTGTATCCGACTTCAGTGGAGGCAGCCCTGGAGGTGATCGATACTTTGACGAAGCAGGGATATACCTTTGTTACCGTTGATGAGCTGCTGGTGGATTAA
- a CDS encoding cold-shock protein — protein sequence MNNGTVKWFNGAKGYGFIVNDATGEEVFVHFSGIVSDGYKTLEEGQKVTYDTTEGNRGLQAVNVCMA from the coding sequence ATGAACAACGGTACAGTAAAATGGTTTAATGGTGCTAAAGGATATGGTTTCATCGTAAATGACGCAACAGGCGAGGAAGTTTTCGTACATTTCTCCGGCATCGTTTCTGATGGTTACAAGACTCTTGAAGAAGGCCAGAAAGTAACCTATGATACAACAGAAGGAAACCGCGGTCTGCAGGCAGTTAACGTTTGCATGGCTTAA
- the rplL gene encoding 50S ribosomal protein L7/L12 encodes MAKLTTAEFIEAIKELSVLELNELVKACEEEFGVSAAAGVVVAAGPAAVEEEKTEFDVELTEVGPNKVKVIKVVREATGLGLKEAKDVVDGAPKVVKAGASKEEAEQIKASLEAEGAKVTLK; translated from the coding sequence ATGGCAAAGTTAACAACAGCTGAATTTATCGAAGCTATCAAAGAATTATCTGTATTAGAATTAAACGAATTAGTAAAGGCATGTGAGGAAGAATTCGGTGTATCCGCAGCAGCAGGCGTAGTAGTTGCAGCAGGTCCTGCAGCAGTAGAAGAAGAGAAGACAGAATTCGACGTTGAATTAACCGAAGTTGGTCCAAACAAGGTTAAGGTTATCAAGGTTGTTCGTGAAGCTACCGGCTTAGGCTTAAAGGAAGCTAAAGACGTAGTTGACGGTGCTCCAAAGGTAGTAAAGGCTGGCGCTTCCAAGGAAGAGGCTGAGCAGATCAAGGCTTCCTTAGAGGCTGAAGGCGCAAAAGTTACTTTAAAGTAA
- the rplJ gene encoding 50S ribosomal protein L10, translated as MAKVELKQPVVSEIKELLDGAESAVVVDYRGITVAQDTALRKKLREAGVSYKVYKNTMIRFAAQGTAFEALDPNLEGPTAIAVSKTDATAPARILAEFAKTAPALEIKGGVVEGTYYDAKGMEKISSIPSREILLGKLLGSMQSPITNIARVLKQIADAQGGEAAEA; from the coding sequence ATGGCAAAAGTTGAATTAAAACAGCCAGTTGTAAGCGAGATCAAGGAATTACTCGACGGCGCTGAGTCAGCGGTAGTTGTAGATTACCGTGGTATCACAGTTGCTCAGGATACAGCGCTTCGTAAGAAATTAAGAGAGGCCGGTGTTTCCTACAAGGTATATAAGAATACCATGATCCGTTTTGCAGCTCAGGGTACCGCATTTGAAGCTCTGGATCCAAATCTGGAGGGACCTACAGCAATCGCTGTATCCAAGACAGATGCAACAGCTCCGGCAAGAATCCTGGCTGAATTTGCTAAGACAGCTCCGGCTCTGGAAATCAAGGGCGGCGTTGTAGAAGGCACTTACTATGATGCAAAGGGTATGGAGAAGATCTCCAGCATTCCTTCCAGAGAGATCCTTCTTGGAAAGTTGCTTGGAAGCATGCAGTCTCCTATCACAAACATTGCCCGCGTTCTCAAGCAGATTGCAGATGCTCAGGGCGGAGAAGCGGCAGAGGCATAA